TCCGCCGCGTTCGGCGCCGCGGGCCGGGCTCGGCGGTGACGCCGAGCCCGTGGCGGCGGCCGCGGCCGGGCCTCCTTCTCAGGGGAGGTCCTCATGGGCGGAGAAGGCCGCGGGGGCGGATCCGGCCTCCTTCCGCAGCTCGCGGAAGAAGGCGATGCAGATGACGACGATCAGCAGCAAGAACGGTAGGGCCAGGACGATGGACGCCGTCTGGATCGCGGACAGGCCGCCCGTCAGCAGTAGAACGGCCGCGGTCAGTGCGATCGCGATACCCCAGACGACGATGAGCGAGCGGTGCGGGGCGAGCGCGCCGCGCTGGCAGAACATACCGAGGACGACCGATGCGGAGTCGGCGCTGCTCACGAAGAACAGCGCGATCAGCGCCATCACGATGACGGAGGTGACCATCGGCAGCGGCAGGTGGTCGAACATCGCGAAGAGAACGCCTTCTTCGCCGGAGTCCGCCAGCGCTTGGGAGAGCGGGGCCTGGCCGGAGAGTTCGAGTCGCATCGCCGTTCCGCCCATGACGGCGAACCACGCCAGGCTCACCACCGTCGGGACCACGAGGACGCCGACGATGAACTCGCGGACGGTACGCCCGCGGGAGATGCGCGCGATGAAGGTGCCGACGAAGGGGCAATAGGCCATCCACCACGCCCAGTAGAAGACGGTCCAGCCGGCGACCCACTCCTCGCCGCCGTAGGCTCCGGTCTGCGTGGCCATGGGGACGATGCGTGCCGTGTACCCGCCGAGGGCCTCGATGAACGTCTGCAGCAGATGGGTGCTCGGGCCGGCGATGAACACGAACGCGAGCAGTAGCCCGGCCAGGACCGCGTTGATCGTGGAGATGTGCTTGATCCCGCGGTGGACCCCGGTCACGGCTGAAAGCACGAACAGCAGCATGAGCCCGGCGACGATCGCGACGCCGACCCCCTGGTTCGCGGGGATCCCGAAGTTCGAGGCCAGGCCGCTGTTGATCTGCAGAGCACCAAGGCCGAGCGAGGTCGCCGCGCCGAACGTGGTGAGGAAGACGGCGAAGACGTCGACGGCGCGGGACGGCCAGGAGGACGGGCTCTTGCCCGGGAACACGGCCGAGCTCAGCAGGCTGGGCCGTCCCCTGCGGAAGATCCCGAAGGCCAGTGCGAGCCCGACGAGTGCGTACAGCGCCCACGGGTGCAGCCCCCAGTGGAAGATCGTGTACTCCATGGCGAGGCGGGAGGCCTCCGCCGAGCGCGGTTCGGCGGCGCCCAGGGGCGGGGTGGCCAGGTGCGACAGCGGCTCGGCGATCCCCCAGAAGACCAGACCGATCCCCATTCCGGCCGCGAACAGCATCGCGGTCCAGGCCTTCGTGGAGAACTCCGGGCGTTCGTCGTCGCGGCCCAGACGGATGCGCCCGTACCGGGAGAAGGCGAGGAACAGGGCGAACACGACGAGGCCGGTCGTCACCGCCACGTAGAGCCAGCCGGTCGAGCTGAGGGTGCGGTCCAGAGCCGCCTGCGCCGCCCTCGACAAGGAGTCTGCGTCGACCACGCCCCACACCACGAAGCCGAGGCACGCGGCCAGTGCGGTACCGAGGACGACCCGGTCGATCCCTCGGTCGGGCGGGGATTCCATAGGGGCGCGGCGGCTTGCGGATGCGGGTGTGGTCGGCGGATCGAGTGTCGCCGACTGGTCTTCAGGCGCCATGAGGGCGGCATCCTTTCGTCGTGGGTTCCCTGACCGGCGGTCGGTGCATCCGGTCACCGGGGCATGGGTGACCGGGGCGCCGTGGCTGGTGTCGGTCCTGCCCCCCGTTCAGGCGAGCCCGTGCGGCATGTGCCCCCAGGCGGTCGCGCTTCGCGGTGAGGTAGCACCGGTTGTGCGGGGTGGGAACGGCTTCGAGCCCGATCCCGTTCCGGCGGGCGAACTCGTCGAGTGCGGGGCGGCGCATCATGTCCCGCCGGTCGGGGGTCACGACCTCGCACAGCAGCGCCGCGCCGCTCAGCCCCGCCGTGCGGCACAGGTCCACCGCCGCCTCGGTGCGGCCCGCGCGCTCGTGGACACCGCCGTCCACGGCCCGCAGCGGCATGACGTGCCCGGGCCTGGCCAGGTCCGCAGGGGCCAGGCGCGGATCGGCGAGCGCGCGGACGGTCGCCGCGCGGTCGGCCGCGCTGATCCCCGTCGTCGTGCCGCGCTTGAGGTCGACGCTGACGAGGAACGCCGTGCGCAGACTTTCGGTGTTGGCCGCGACCATCAGTCGATCTCCAGGTCGGCGGCGCGCCGCGCGTCCAGGGCGATGCACAGGAACCCCGACGTGTGTTCCAGGAAGAAGGCCACGTCGTCGGTGCCCGCGTGCTCCGCCGCCATGATGAGGCCGCCCTCGTTCTCCCGGTCCTCATCGTCGAGGACGAGGATCCTCCCGCCGCGGGCCAGGGTGGCGACGGCTTTGTCGATGCTCGACAGGGACATGACCCTCTCCCGTGATGCGACCCGAATTCAGATCTGTTCTTATGCTGAACGTAACGTCCAGTTAATGTGACGCGTGACACCGACGTTGTCAAGAGGGAGGGGTAACTCACCTCGCAAAACACCGCAAGCATGCCACTTCTGCGCTGGTCAGACAGGATCTTGACGCCGGAAGTCCGTGCAATATAATCTGAACATTGCGTTCAATATATGAACGCACGAGGTACGGCTCCATCCCTCCGTTCCGGGTTGCCGACCGGGGATCCGCACACATGACCGACCGTCCGTTCACGCTCTTCGGCTACGACGTGCAGGCGCCCGCTCCGGCCGGATCCCCCGTCGCA
This sequence is a window from Spinactinospora alkalitolerans. Protein-coding genes within it:
- a CDS encoding BCCT family transporter — encoded protein: MESPPDRGIDRVVLGTALAACLGFVVWGVVDADSLSRAAQAALDRTLSSTGWLYVAVTTGLVVFALFLAFSRYGRIRLGRDDERPEFSTKAWTAMLFAAGMGIGLVFWGIAEPLSHLATPPLGAAEPRSAEASRLAMEYTIFHWGLHPWALYALVGLALAFGIFRRGRPSLLSSAVFPGKSPSSWPSRAVDVFAVFLTTFGAATSLGLGALQINSGLASNFGIPANQGVGVAIVAGLMLLFVLSAVTGVHRGIKHISTINAVLAGLLLAFVFIAGPSTHLLQTFIEALGGYTARIVPMATQTGAYGGEEWVAGWTVFYWAWWMAYCPFVGTFIARISRGRTVREFIVGVLVVPTVVSLAWFAVMGGTAMRLELSGQAPLSQALADSGEEGVLFAMFDHLPLPMVTSVIVMALIALFFVSSADSASVVLGMFCQRGALAPHRSLIVVWGIAIALTAAVLLLTGGLSAIQTASIVLALPFLLLIVVICIAFFRELRKEAGSAPAAFSAHEDLP
- a CDS encoding 3,4-dihydroxy-2-butanone-4-phosphate synthase; translated protein: MVAANTESLRTAFLVSVDLKRGTTTGISAADRAATVRALADPRLAPADLARPGHVMPLRAVDGGVHERAGRTEAAVDLCRTAGLSGAALLCEVVTPDRRDMMRRPALDEFARRNGIGLEAVPTPHNRCYLTAKRDRLGAHAARARLNGGQDRHQPRRPGHPCPGDRMHRPPVREPTTKGCRPHGA
- a CDS encoding 3,4-dihydroxy-2-butanone-4-phosphate synthase, which codes for MSLSSIDKAVATLARGGRILVLDDEDRENEGGLIMAAEHAGTDDVAFFLEHTSGFLCIALDARRAADLEID